A DNA window from Victivallis lenta contains the following coding sequences:
- a CDS encoding LacI family DNA-binding transcriptional regulator, with the protein MPPARKEKIGMKEIAEAAGVSVMTVSAALSGSGRVSEKRKREIVALAHRMGYRTNAAARLLKSKRVDDLGLLIFEKEELIREHAGFMDMTVQFMKECVRNNIHFQLEWFDSHRNAAELPQMLTNGLVGGLLIAGAPANAAKEFIDRELGLPFVTIGEPGRYSVGFDNCSQLRQAVYYLASLGHTEIGLVNGPDSLNVFRDFRQGFDSALAELSLLKPGTFHAECQPAGDFQAELEKTLDALMRSPVRPTALLVFSGLFTKAFISGLQQRGIRVPEDVSIICHETVDWEVEKFSPAITAIERKYDELIAAGVQMIRDLMDGKTVLRPHTLIVPAFSKRRTVCPPQAKG; encoded by the coding sequence ATGCCTCCGGCACGTAAAGAGAAGATCGGCATGAAGGAGATCGCGGAAGCGGCAGGCGTATCGGTGATGACCGTGTCGGCGGCGCTTTCGGGGAGCGGCCGGGTCAGCGAGAAACGCAAGCGCGAGATCGTCGCATTGGCGCACCGGATGGGGTATCGGACCAATGCGGCGGCGCGGCTCCTGAAAAGCAAGCGGGTCGACGACCTCGGGCTGCTGATTTTCGAAAAGGAGGAGCTGATCCGCGAACACGCCGGCTTTATGGATATGACTGTGCAGTTCATGAAGGAGTGCGTGCGCAACAACATCCATTTCCAGCTCGAATGGTTCGACTCCCACCGGAACGCCGCCGAGCTGCCGCAGATGCTGACCAACGGACTGGTCGGCGGGCTGCTGATCGCCGGGGCCCCGGCGAATGCCGCCAAGGAGTTTATCGACAGGGAACTGGGACTTCCGTTTGTGACGATCGGCGAGCCCGGCAGGTATTCGGTCGGCTTCGATAACTGCAGCCAGCTCCGCCAGGCGGTCTACTATCTCGCTTCACTCGGGCATACGGAGATCGGGCTGGTGAACGGTCCGGATTCGCTGAATGTGTTCCGGGATTTCCGGCAGGGGTTCGATTCGGCGCTGGCCGAGCTTTCGCTCCTGAAGCCGGGAACTTTCCATGCGGAGTGCCAGCCGGCCGGCGATTTTCAGGCCGAGCTGGAGAAAACGCTTGACGCGCTCATGCGTTCTCCGGTCCGCCCGACCGCACTTCTCGTGTTTTCGGGTCTTTTCACGAAGGCCTTCATATCGGGCCTGCAGCAGCGCGGAATCCGGGTTCCGGAGGACGTCAGCATCATCTGCCATGAGACGGTGGACTGGGAGGTCGAAAAGTTCAGCCCCGCCATAACTGCAATCGAACGCAAATACGACGAACTCATCGCAGCCGGCGTGCAGATGATCCGGGATTTGATGGACGGTAAAACGGTTCTGCGTCCGCATACATTGATCGTTCCGGCATTTTCGAAGCGTCGGACGGTCTGCCCGCCGCAGGCGAAGGGATGA
- a CDS encoding prepilin-type N-terminal cleavage/methylation domain-containing protein produces MKRRNFTLIELLVVIAIIAILAAMLLPALQQAREAGKASSCMNNLKQVQSFALYYAGSNEDYFPEAKRPGTWSCNDPQWNNPKWTSRTFIQEALQPADKPYKLLKCASFEPPNPIWYTNYAMNIRLTIYKSPGDWSRKSGLKIGKVREPSRVNTFSEQNQNVNTDGSVVAMEQSAAIHWRRYSHGGRMNVSYLDGHVARYPSQLPSETLDEEGKLFWYGNRDGSY; encoded by the coding sequence ATGAAAAGACGGAATTTCACATTGATCGAACTTCTGGTGGTGATTGCGATCATCGCCATTCTGGCGGCGATGCTGCTGCCGGCGCTGCAGCAGGCGAGGGAGGCAGGGAAGGCCTCGAGCTGCATGAACAATCTCAAGCAGGTCCAGTCGTTCGCACTTTACTATGCCGGTTCGAACGAGGATTATTTTCCGGAGGCGAAACGCCCCGGCACCTGGAGCTGCAACGATCCGCAGTGGAACAATCCGAAGTGGACGAGCCGGACCTTCATCCAGGAGGCGCTTCAGCCTGCGGACAAGCCGTACAAGTTGCTGAAATGCGCCTCGTTCGAGCCGCCCAATCCGATCTGGTACACGAACTATGCAATGAACATCCGGTTGACCATCTACAAAAGCCCCGGCGACTGGAGCCGGAAAAGCGGTCTGAAAATCGGTAAAGTCAGGGAGCCGAGCCGGGTCAACACCTTTTCGGAACAGAACCAGAATGTGAATACGGACGGTTCGGTCGTCGCTATGGAGCAGTCCGCCGCAATCCACTGGCGGCGTTACAGTCACGGAGGCAGAATGAACGTCTCCTATCTCGACGGACATGTCGCGCGTTACCCGTCTCAGCTCCCTTCCGAAACGCTCGACGAGGAAGGCAAGCTCTTCTGGTACGGCAACCGCGACGGCAGTTACTGA
- a CDS encoding mechanosensitive ion channel family protein, whose amino-acid sequence MFSLFMHHFAAVAEPMIPAEEPDITKIDSIEDGFGFFRTLGHNSAEWFQREQQNLFAMAIGIGVTLVTVFLVRWFFRAVLLRITRKLPSELPTHIVEQLGAPVTFLLLLIGLSTCNNMVHFPGSIDEWLSKGFYACFILAFLWGIFRIIAVVDIHVLQKRLNEDHKLNKLLSDLIRRSVKAAVWTMAVIFIAQNLFNLNVTALITGAGVAGLAIAFAAQNTIANLFGAMSLISDRTFKVGDRIICNGSDGMVEAVGFRSTRLRSLDGTIWNIPNRILSDSTVENITERNSIKYAFTLGLVYSTTPEQMRRALRILGGILDNHPGFDPATKPPLYFFTDYKAFSLDISVTLWFQTLDFVQFQKWKQEINLAILEQFNAAGLEFAFPTSTNYIIAQNNTAQTSEGAVVK is encoded by the coding sequence ATGTTCAGCCTGTTTATGCACCATTTCGCAGCCGTCGCAGAGCCGATGATTCCGGCGGAGGAGCCGGACATCACAAAAATCGACAGCATCGAGGACGGATTCGGCTTCTTCCGGACGCTGGGGCATAATAGCGCGGAATGGTTCCAGCGGGAACAGCAGAACCTGTTCGCAATGGCGATCGGTATCGGCGTCACGCTGGTGACGGTCTTCCTCGTGCGCTGGTTCTTCCGGGCAGTGCTGCTGCGCATCACGCGGAAACTGCCGTCGGAGCTGCCGACGCATATCGTCGAGCAGCTCGGCGCGCCGGTCACGTTCCTGCTGCTGCTCATCGGGCTGTCGACCTGCAATAACATGGTGCATTTCCCCGGCTCGATCGACGAGTGGCTTTCGAAGGGATTCTACGCCTGTTTCATTCTCGCGTTCCTCTGGGGAATATTCCGCATCATCGCGGTGGTGGATATCCACGTCCTGCAGAAACGGCTCAATGAAGACCACAAACTCAACAAGCTGCTCTCGGACCTGATCCGGCGCAGCGTGAAGGCGGCGGTCTGGACGATGGCGGTCATCTTCATCGCGCAGAACCTCTTCAACCTGAACGTCACGGCCCTTATAACCGGTGCGGGCGTGGCGGGGCTCGCCATCGCTTTCGCCGCCCAGAACACCATTGCGAACCTCTTCGGAGCCATGTCGCTCATCTCCGACCGGACCTTCAAAGTGGGAGACCGGATCATCTGCAACGGCTCGGACGGCATGGTCGAGGCGGTCGGCTTCCGCAGCACCCGGCTCCGTTCGCTCGACGGCACCATCTGGAATATCCCGAACCGGATTCTTTCCGACAGCACGGTCGAGAACATCACGGAGCGGAACAGCATCAAATACGCCTTCACGCTCGGACTGGTCTATTCGACCACGCCCGAACAGATGCGCCGGGCTCTGCGGATTCTGGGCGGCATCCTCGATAACCATCCCGGCTTCGATCCGGCGACAAAGCCGCCGCTCTATTTCTTCACGGACTACAAGGCGTTTTCACTCGACATCAGCGTCACGCTCTGGTTCCAGACGCTCGACTTCGTGCAGTTCCAGAAATGGAAACAGGAAATCAACCTCGCAATCCTCGAACAGTTCAATGCTGCCGGGCTGGAATTTGCCTTCCCGACCAGCACCAATTACATTATCGCACAAAACAACACCGCACAAACAAGTGAAGGAGCAGTGGTAAAATGA
- a CDS encoding prepilin-type N-terminal cleavage/methylation domain-containing protein: protein MKRRNFTLIELLVVIAIIAILAAMLLPALQQAREAAKASSCINNLKQIQSFALQYADSYEGYFPASSSPGNWSCNDPQWNNPKWTSRTFIQEALQPSDKPYKLLKCASFVPNEGVWYTNYGMNCKITTYYKMGWGALDNQLKITKILSPSRCFSFGEHNQKVNYDGDRIMFEGDSWLSTRRYSHSGKMNAAFLDGHVARCPGALPDKGSTAGKAFWFGEL, encoded by the coding sequence ATGAAAAGACGAAATTTCACATTGATCGAACTTCTGGTAGTGATTGCGATCATCGCCATTCTGGCGGCGATGCTGCTGCCGGCGCTGCAGCAGGCGAGGGAGGCGGCCAAAGCCTCGAGCTGTATCAACAACCTCAAACAGATTCAGTCGTTCGCACTTCAATACGCCGATTCGTACGAGGGATATTTTCCCGCTTCGTCGTCACCGGGAAACTGGAGCTGCAACGATCCGCAGTGGAATAATCCGAAGTGGACGAGCCGGACCTTCATTCAGGAGGCGCTTCAGCCTTCGGATAAACCGTATAAGCTTCTGAAGTGTGCCTCTTTTGTGCCGAACGAAGGTGTCTGGTACACGAATTACGGCATGAACTGCAAAATCACAACCTATTATAAAATGGGGTGGGGCGCGCTGGACAACCAGTTGAAGATCACGAAAATTCTCTCTCCGAGCCGGTGTTTTTCGTTTGGCGAGCATAACCAGAAGGTGAATTACGACGGCGATCGAATCATGTTCGAGGGGGACAGCTGGCTCAGCACGCGGCGTTACAGCCACTCCGGCAAAATGAATGCGGCTTTTCTGGACGGCCATGTTGCACGGTGTCCCGGAGCGCTGCCGGACAAGGGAAGCACCGCCGGAAAGGCGTTCTGGTTCGGCGAGCTCTGA
- a CDS encoding endo-1,3-alpha-glucanase family glycosylhydrolase, with translation MKIQNCLCAGALSLAVVSAAHGAEISNRKMAWAHHTPWHTPFNTSLTAINYYNFPLQDSTGSDLEDWKREFALAGAQGIDGFFPDLVADKGGGPTAFVDALHTMLKAAEGTDFQIGACLDVKTTVDQQVKELARMLDLFGKHPNYPQWNGRPVVNFYTYLSWTPEELAEIRAGMKAAGHDIFLIGNIGVGYERRSFDDLRPYVEQADMIYSFGAGEIDGTTMRSKVELYERLAAACGKELMTTVYPGYYGAWLNGRNDFYQVHCGFDQAHHSFEAANTPKAKFLHYTTWNDHDETSLLPMVFTPANPLITRAYTARFKGESTVTGEPEVVFACHREELPGTLLRFEAMTLPTLEKGGVAVSGRLLDAAGKTVAVLPEKRLDGADFDRTEWLVPSAGFAANPFVTPEFTVAGRTVRLPQVFLVSGWHQNAVTVKTAASRIVMPESELRLRREDGRLRVSGRYDSPAELKRVSLWRNDRPIAVILPETEGKVLLNLCVSSRPDFTVAPEGGEIVAAVRKFGENPSKHFRWNAAGLASSANQSWTPVALTVAGEPGLKLRFSVAGGEPLTLSAGELAQRERVEYGGAVISLSPADGTMQNRAMLNRKEGAFDFFLFDRDPRRRDCYLLHFETVDGRSGWSAPLYPFAGDVAPVPAKLVETATNLETPSGATGWKGRGEYLAKTVPFRTPKLREAAVSPLSIRGGHWDFENDGRDAYGDMPVVIPESMFADGAGAEGRALRFSGKESVKMRLRTYPVGASTVEFLIRPEGKREEAQGVITRSGWSDAVNIYLLPDGRIEAVRDGSEEFKTEKAVSRVPLPDGRWSRVRVVCDNAALRIYFDGKCVGEEKVSPQRSYGNCTWYLGKGDKRSGNFTGMLDALTVFGAAFAPGDPQEPEFRKSERFRPILPPGAPEAEEAGAVTGSWNFPGNLERRAATGVPAFSEERLKNPVLIGDDTLLLGPGANTVTVPAGGVALADNTMLTVRLRRFDRAEPKKAWYALLVSIGNGERKSVNFNFGSGDEVMISANEPEWKIKTGHHKLTLPAELKIAKRNGLLIFMVNDKVVYKTGDDPEKPYAFLSFSTSSPNRDDAAIVQLDAPVLRRLR, from the coding sequence ATGAAAATCCAGAACTGTCTCTGTGCGGGAGCTCTGTCTCTCGCCGTCGTCTCCGCCGCCCACGGTGCGGAAATCTCGAACCGGAAGATGGCATGGGCGCACCATACACCGTGGCACACGCCGTTCAATACGAGCCTGACCGCGATCAACTACTACAACTTTCCGCTGCAGGATTCGACCGGCAGCGATCTGGAGGACTGGAAACGGGAGTTCGCACTGGCCGGAGCGCAGGGCATCGACGGTTTTTTCCCGGACCTCGTCGCCGATAAGGGCGGCGGCCCGACCGCGTTCGTCGATGCGCTGCATACGATGCTGAAAGCGGCCGAGGGCACCGATTTCCAGATCGGCGCCTGTCTCGACGTCAAAACGACCGTCGACCAGCAGGTGAAAGAACTGGCGAGAATGCTCGACCTGTTCGGGAAACATCCGAACTATCCGCAGTGGAACGGCCGCCCGGTCGTGAATTTCTACACCTATCTGAGCTGGACGCCGGAGGAGCTGGCGGAGATCCGCGCCGGCATGAAGGCGGCCGGGCACGATATCTTCCTCATCGGCAACATCGGAGTCGGCTACGAGCGCCGCAGCTTCGATGACCTGCGGCCTTACGTCGAACAGGCCGACATGATCTACTCGTTCGGGGCCGGCGAGATCGACGGCACGACCATGCGGAGCAAGGTCGAACTGTATGAACGGCTCGCCGCAGCGTGCGGCAAAGAGCTGATGACCACGGTCTACCCCGGCTACTACGGGGCGTGGCTGAACGGCCGCAACGACTTCTATCAGGTTCACTGCGGCTTCGACCAGGCCCATCACTCGTTCGAGGCGGCGAATACGCCGAAGGCGAAATTCCTGCACTACACGACCTGGAACGATCACGACGAAACGAGCCTGCTGCCGATGGTGTTCACTCCCGCGAACCCGCTGATCACCCGCGCCTACACGGCCCGCTTCAAGGGGGAGAGCACGGTTACCGGAGAACCGGAGGTGGTTTTCGCCTGTCACCGCGAGGAATTGCCCGGCACGCTGCTGCGCTTCGAAGCGATGACGCTGCCGACACTTGAAAAAGGCGGCGTGGCGGTTTCCGGCCGCCTGCTCGACGCGGCCGGAAAGACGGTCGCCGTTCTGCCCGAAAAACGCCTGGACGGCGCCGATTTCGACCGGACGGAGTGGCTGGTGCCGTCGGCCGGATTCGCAGCGAATCCGTTCGTTACGCCGGAGTTCACCGTTGCCGGGCGCACGGTCCGTCTGCCGCAGGTGTTTCTGGTCTCCGGCTGGCATCAGAACGCCGTGACGGTCAAGACGGCGGCGAGCCGGATCGTCATGCCGGAGAGCGAACTGCGGCTCCGGCGGGAAGACGGGCGTCTCCGGGTCTCCGGCCGTTACGACTCCCCGGCGGAGCTGAAGCGCGTTTCCCTCTGGCGCAACGACCGTCCGATCGCGGTGATCCTGCCGGAGACGGAGGGAAAGGTGCTGCTGAATCTCTGCGTCTCGAGCCGTCCGGATTTTACGGTCGCGCCCGAAGGGGGCGAGATCGTCGCGGCGGTGCGGAAATTCGGGGAGAATCCTTCGAAACATTTCCGCTGGAACGCGGCCGGGCTGGCCTCTTCCGCCAACCAGTCGTGGACTCCGGTGGCGCTGACGGTCGCCGGGGAACCCGGCCTGAAACTTCGCTTTTCGGTCGCCGGCGGCGAGCCGCTGACACTCTCCGCCGGGGAGCTTGCGCAGCGGGAGCGGGTCGAATACGGCGGCGCCGTCATTTCGCTCTCTCCGGCGGACGGCACGATGCAGAATCGCGCCATGCTGAACCGCAAAGAAGGAGCGTTCGACTTCTTCCTGTTCGACCGTGACCCGCGGCGGCGGGACTGCTATTTGCTCCATTTCGAAACCGTCGATGGCCGGAGCGGCTGGTCGGCTCCGCTTTATCCGTTCGCCGGAGATGTCGCACCGGTTCCGGCGAAACTGGTCGAGACGGCGACGAATCTCGAGACTCCTTCCGGGGCGACGGGCTGGAAGGGGCGCGGCGAGTATCTGGCGAAAACCGTTCCGTTCCGCACGCCGAAACTCCGCGAGGCGGCGGTTTCTCCGCTGTCGATCCGCGGCGGTCACTGGGATTTCGAGAACGACGGCCGCGACGCATACGGCGATATGCCGGTCGTGATTCCGGAGTCGATGTTTGCGGACGGCGCCGGTGCGGAGGGACGCGCGCTCCGTTTTTCCGGCAAGGAGAGCGTGAAGATGCGGCTGCGTACCTACCCGGTCGGAGCTTCGACCGTCGAGTTCCTGATCCGCCCGGAGGGAAAACGTGAAGAGGCGCAGGGGGTCATCACCCGTTCCGGCTGGAGCGACGCGGTCAATATCTATCTGCTGCCGGACGGCCGCATCGAGGCGGTGCGCGACGGCAGCGAGGAGTTCAAGACGGAAAAGGCGGTCAGCCGCGTTCCGCTGCCGGACGGCAGGTGGAGTCGGGTCCGGGTCGTCTGCGACAATGCGGCCCTCCGGATCTATTTCGACGGGAAATGCGTGGGGGAGGAGAAGGTTTCACCGCAGCGCTCCTACGGCAACTGCACCTGGTATCTCGGAAAAGGCGACAAGCGCTCCGGCAATTTTACGGGGATGCTCGATGCTTTGACCGTGTTCGGTGCGGCATTCGCCCCCGGCGACCCGCAGGAACCGGAATTCAGGAAGAGCGAGCGTTTTCGTCCGATCCTGCCGCCCGGAGCTCCCGAGGCGGAGGAGGCCGGCGCCGTCACCGGGAGCTGGAATTTCCCCGGAAATCTCGAGCGGCGCGCGGCAACAGGAGTTCCCGCCTTTTCGGAGGAGCGGCTGAAGAACCCGGTTCTGATCGGAGACGACACGCTGCTGCTCGGACCCGGCGCCAATACGGTCACCGTTCCGGCCGGGGGAGTGGCACTGGCCGACAACACGATGCTGACGGTCCGGCTCCGCCGCTTCGACCGGGCCGAGCCGAAAAAAGCGTGGTATGCGCTTCTCGTCTCGATCGGGAACGGAGAGCGGAAATCGGTCAATTTCAACTTCGGCAGCGGCGATGAGGTCATGATCTCCGCGAACGAACCGGAGTGGAAGATCAAAACCGGGCATCACAAGCTCACCCTTCCTGCCGAACTGAAGATCGCGAAGCGGAACGGACTCCTGATTTTCATGGTGAACGACAAGGTCGTCTACAAGACCGGCGACGACCCGGAGAAACCGTACGCGTTCCTCTCCTTCAGCACAAGCAGCCCGAATCGCGACGACGCGGCCATCGTGCAGCTCGACGCTCCTGTGCTCCGGCGCTTGCGCTGA
- a CDS encoding uracil-DNA glycosylase, which produces MAQEFFDSLVACIRKEGEKHPGQGIDPEVLRAFMSGGARPLPAASRPQAAPSREIPRPVPAPHSARPAFSAPPRPIPHPNAGGGGQVQIAPAPVSLDVGSLDELRPIALGCRRCPLAETRHNVVFGEGDPHAKLMFIGEGPGYDEDMQGRPFVGKAGQLLNKMIAAMQFQREEVYIANVVKCRPPGNRVPTPDEAVACIGYLKKQIELIRPEVIVLLGATAVNFLLGKREGITRLRGKWLGFNGIPVMPTFHPAYLLRQESAKRDAWADLQQVMKVFGKVYQRPH; this is translated from the coding sequence ATGGCGCAGGAGTTTTTTGACAGTCTGGTCGCATGTATCAGGAAGGAAGGGGAGAAGCATCCGGGGCAGGGCATCGACCCCGAAGTGCTGCGGGCGTTCATGAGCGGTGGAGCGCGTCCTCTGCCGGCGGCGTCCCGGCCGCAGGCGGCCCCCTCCCGGGAGATTCCGCGCCCGGTGCCGGCTCCGCACTCTGCCCGCCCGGCGTTTTCCGCTCCGCCGCGCCCGATTCCGCATCCGAACGCGGGCGGCGGCGGGCAGGTCCAGATCGCTCCGGCTCCGGTGTCGCTCGATGTCGGGTCGCTCGACGAGCTGCGCCCGATCGCGCTCGGCTGCCGCCGCTGCCCGCTGGCCGAAACCCGGCACAACGTCGTTTTCGGCGAAGGGGACCCGCATGCGAAGCTCATGTTCATCGGCGAAGGCCCTGGCTACGATGAGGATATGCAGGGCCGCCCGTTCGTCGGCAAGGCCGGGCAGCTCCTGAACAAGATGATTGCCGCCATGCAGTTCCAGCGTGAGGAGGTCTATATCGCGAACGTGGTCAAGTGCCGTCCGCCCGGGAACCGGGTGCCGACGCCGGACGAGGCGGTCGCCTGCATCGGCTACCTGAAGAAGCAGATCGAGCTGATCAGGCCGGAGGTCATCGTCCTTCTGGGGGCCACCGCCGTGAATTTTCTGCTCGGCAAGCGCGAGGGCATCACGCGGCTGCGCGGCAAATGGCTCGGTTTCAACGGAATTCCGGTCATGCCGACCTTCCACCCCGCCTATCTGCTCCGCCAGGAGTCGGCCAAGCGCGACGCCTGGGCCGATCTGCAGCAGGTCATGAAGGTGTTCGGCAAAGTTTACCAACGGCCGCATTGA